One genomic segment of Osmia bicornis bicornis chromosome 16, iOsmBic2.1, whole genome shotgun sequence includes these proteins:
- the LOC123988566 gene encoding uncharacterized protein LOC123988566 codes for MTTRRMARASSLPPVPRNEVAGGASTTQAPPTMPVTATCTFATAGTLTLTTTSVYSKPVAVVTVATRRSGGGISPRGLKKKIQEDTVLLESAPTTRARAARATTEPPRTPPQDKTNKEEEEPTSGYGPCDAEDSTAGYEIAGEKIGELAYADDLTLLATYEEEMRNMLLAVEEIATNLGLAFNPKKCATLHLRGRDDILDTVYCIQEVPVPALGKGEPYQHLGVPTGVQLDQTPYTTIRGVLEDLSAVDQSLLAPWQKIETVATFIVPRLDFLLRGANMRRMALSELDKAIKRTVKLWLNLPQRASPEVVHIPPSLGGCGLPPIADLAEVTAVAHAFRMLNAGDTVVANIARYSLEAAASEKLCRAPTGRDLAQYLSGSLAGDWSRPTTGRSSFWSRVRSAALRSGARLGFRWEWCDDRAELAVVLESRNGRRVVVPPLAKAHVITRMRAAVTEHYLSSLLRKPDQGKVFQATTQHAASNRFMRGGAFIRFADWRFIHRARLDVLPLNGARRWGNDDKRCRRCGYTLESLPHVLCHCGPHSAARQRRHDNLVLRLSRAIRLPGEIRVNRRVPGATGESSALRPDIVVTHEASKTIVLVDVTVPFENTMQAIADARLEKINKYKDLAESLKGRGYKVYLDAFIVGALGAWDPGNEFLLELLRISPRYASLMRKLMIAETIAWSRDMYVEHVSGIRQYTVSSTENHNENNGANADEREGETRVSSSPPHV; via the exons ATGACGACGAGGAGGATGGCACGGGCGTCTTCCCTCCCGCCTGTGCCAAGGAACGAAGTAGCAGGGGGCGCGTCTACCACCCAAGCGCCCCCCACCATGCCAGTGACGGCGACGTGCACCTTTGCGACGGCGGGGACACTGACCTTAACGACGACCTCGGTCTATAGCAAGCCGGTGGCCGTCGTCACCGTCGCCACAAGAAGGAGCGGGGGGGGAATCTCGCCGAGGGGGCTGAAGAAAAAGATCCAGGAGGATACGGTGCTCCTGGAGTCCGCGCCGACGACCAGGGCGCGGGCTGCCAGGGCAACCACCGAGCCCCCTCGGACCCCCCCCCAGGATAAaacaaacaaagaagaggaggagCCCACCAGCGGATATGGGCCCTGCGACG CTGAGGACTCCACCGCAGGATACGAGATCGCGGGGGAGAAAATCGGGGAGCTCGCCTACGCGGATGATCTCACGCTGCTGGCGACATATGAAGAGGAGATGAGGAATATGCTACTCGCCGTTGAAGAAATCGCAACGAACCTGGGTCTCGCCTTCAACCCAAAGAAATGCGCGACACTCCACCTACGAGGCCGGGACGACATACTGGACACCGTGTACTGCATCCAGGAGGTACCCGTTCCGGCTCTGGGAAAAGGTGAGCCCTACCAGCATCTAGGGGTCCCAACCGGGGTTCAGCTCGATCAGACGCCCTACACCACGATCCGTGGCGTGTTAGAGGACCTGAGCGCGGTGGACCAGTCACTCCTCGCCCCCTGGCAGAAGATCGAGACGGTGGCGACATTTATTGTCCCGCGTCTCGATTTCCTGCTCAGGGGAGCCAATATGCGACGAATGGCCCTGTCGGAGCTCGACAAGGCTATCAAGCGGACGGTCAAGCTGTGGCTTAACCTGCCCCAGCGAGCTAGCCCGGAGGTGGTCCACATTCCCCCGTCACTGGGAGGATGTGGACTCCCTCCGATAGCCGACCTCGCGGAGGTTACGGCCGTGGCTCACGCATTCAGGATGCTGAATGCGGGTGACACGGTCGTGGCTAATATCGCGAGGTATTCGCTGGAAGCTGCCGCGAGCGAGAAGCTTTGTCGGGCTCCGACTGGTCGGGATCTTGCCCAGTACCTGTCGGGCTCTTTGGCCGGGGACTGGTCAAGACCAACGACGGGTCGTTCGTCGTTTTGGTCGAGGGTGCGGTCTGCTGCGCTGAGGTCTGGAGCGCGTCTCGGTTTTCGCTGGGAGTGGTGCGATGATCGGGCTGAACTCGCGGTTGTTCTGGAATCCCGAAACGGGCGTCGGGTGGTCGTGCCGCCTCTTGCCAAGGCACACGTCATCACCAGGATGAGGGCCGCAGTGACGGAGCACTATCTGTCCTCGCTTCTTCGGAAGCCGGACCAAGGGAAGGTTTTCCAGGCAACCACCCAACATGCGGCGAGCAATCGCTTCATGAGGGGTGGCGCGTTTATCCGCTTCGCTGATTGGAGGTTTATTCATCGCGCCCGCCTCGACGTGCTCCCGTTAAACGGAGCCCGTCGATGGGGGAACGATGATAAACGCTGCAGGCGGTGCGGATACACGCTGGAAAGCCTTCCTCATGTGCTCTGCCACTGCGGTCCTCATTCTGCCGCCAGGCAGAGACGGCACGACAACCTCGTCCTGAGGCTGAGTAGGGCGATCCGGCTCCCTGGTGAGATCCGGGTCAATAGGCGTGTTCCCGGGGCGACAGGAGAGTCTTCGGCGCTTCGCCCGGACATTGTAGTCACGCACGAAGCGTCGAAGACGATAGTGCTGGTCGATGTAACCGTGCCCTTCGAAAACACGATGCAGGCCATCGCAGACGCCCGCTTAGAGaagattaataaatataaagatCTTGCAGAATCTCTGAAAGGGCGCGGTTACAAAGTCTACTTAGATGCATTTATAGTGGGCGCCCTGGGCGCCTGGGACCCGGGGAACGAGTTCCTCCTGGAACTACTCAGAATTTCACCGCGATACGCTTCCTTAATGCGTAAACTTATGATAGCAGAAACAATCGCGTGGTCCCGAGACATGTACGTCGAACATGTCTCGGGCATCAGACAGTACACGGTGTCCAGTACTGAAAATCACAATGAAAATAACGGGGCCAACGCTGACGAACGGGAAGGCGAGACCCGCGTATCCTCATCTCCTCCTCACGTCTGA